The Humulus lupulus chromosome 4, drHumLupu1.1, whole genome shotgun sequence genome has a window encoding:
- the LOC133829720 gene encoding phenylacetaldehyde reductase-like: MSGVGKVVCVTGASGYIGSWLVKVLLQSGYIVKATVSNLSDSKKTDHLVALDGAEEKLHLFKANLMEEGSFDTAINGCDGVFHTASPAILSAIDPQAEIIEPAVKGTLNVLRSCAKAQSLKRVVITSSFASVLLNGKKLAPDVVVDETWFSDPVLCENLKLYYPLSKILAEEAAWKFAKENQIDLVTIHPALALGPLLPPVINNSVELIMNLVINGPQTFPISVCGFLDVRDVANAHVQAFEVASASGRYNLVGCVAHISDVLKILEDLYPALNIPEKCEVEAQPLMPKYQVSDVKAKSLGINYIPLKVSLRDTIGGLKEKGFLNF, encoded by the exons atgagTGGAGTAGGAAAGGTGGTGTGTGTTACTGGAGCTTCTGGTTACATAGGTTCATGGCTAGTGAAGGTCTTACTACAAAGTGGATATATTGTCAAAGCCACTGTCAGTAATCTAA GTGATTCAAAGAAAACGGATCACTTGGTTGCTCTAGATGGAGCTGAAGAAAAACTTCATTTATTCAAAGCAAATTTAATGGAAGAAGGCTCTTTTGATACTGCTATCAATGGATGTGATGGGGTTTTTCACACAGCTTCTCCTGCAATTCTTTCAGCCATTGACCCTCAA GCAGAAATAATAGAGCCGGCAGTGAAGGGAACACTGAATGTTCTAAGGTCATGTGCAAAAGCTCAATCTTTAAAGAGAGTGGTTATAACATCTTCCTTTGCTTCAGTTTTATTAAATGGAAAAAAACTTGCCCCTGATGTGGTTGTTGACGAGACATGGTTTTCTGATCCTGTTCTTTGTGAGAATTTGAAG CTATATTATCCACTTTCGAAAATTCTAGCCGAGGAGGCTGCTTGGAaatttgcaaaagaaaatcaGATCGATTTGGTCACTATTCATCCAGCATTAGCACTTGGTCCTCTCCTGCCACCAGTTATTAATAACAGTGTGGAGCTGATTATGAATCTTGTTATTAATG GACCTCAAACGTTTCCAATTAGTGTTTGTGGATTTCTTGATGTTAGAGATGTTGCAAATGCGCATGTTCAAGCATTTGAAGTTGCTTCAGCTAGTGGAAGATACAATCTAGTTGGATGTGTTGCACACATTTCTGATGTTTTAAAGATTTTAGAAGACCTCTACCCTGCTTTGAATATTCCTGAAAA ATGTGAAGTAGAGGCACAACCTCTAATGCCAAAGTATCAAGTATCAGATGTGAAAGCAAAGAGTCTGGGAATCAATTACATTCCATTGAAAGTGAGCTTGAGAGACACTATAGGAGGCCTCAAGGAAAAGGGCTTTCTTAATTTCTAA
- the LOC133829717 gene encoding putative pentatricopeptide repeat-containing protein At5g37570 encodes MPVIGPYPNFLLPNNLPNSFLSIPALIKACKTPTHLQLVHAHIVRRGLEQDHSLISQFICLSRALSTLSYSASVFDRVFSPNTFLWNVFIKGYCQKSCSAETVSVFIRMKREEAVPDRYTYPSVIKACASEGKIREGRTLHGSVLRCGVECDAFVSTSLIDLYGKCKEIGCARKLFDYMFERNVVTWTAMVVGHVIAGDLGEARKLFDEMPQRNVASWNAIIGGFVKLGDLGSARKIFEEMPEKNVVSFTTLIDGYAKSGDMASARVLFDQAPYRDIVAWSALISGYAQNGHAREAVNIFIEMDSCNVKPDEFIMVSLMSACSHEGCLELAKWVDNHVTRSSVDLGQVHVIAALVDMNAKCGNIERAKNLFEQMPKHDLISYCSLMQGLSIHGCGEQAVSLFHMMLNEGLIPDEVAFSVILIACSRSGLVEDGRRLFHLMKNEYSIVPSQDHYACMVDLLSRSGRLKDAYEILSSMPMEPSSASWGALLGACKLHCDVELGELVASRLIELEPQNAGNYVLLSNIYAATDRWLDVSLVRSKMREKSVKKIPGCSWIRSHG; translated from the coding sequence ATGCCTGTTATCGGCCCATACCCAAACTTTCTATTACCCAATAACCTCCCCAACTCGTTCCTCTCCATCCCAGCTCTTATCAAGGCCTGTAAAACTCCAACCCATCTTCAACTAGTCCACGCCCATATCGTCCGAAGAGGTTTAGAGCAAGACCACTCTCTCATATCTCAGTTCATTTGCCTCTCTCGGGCTCTATCCACTCTCTCTTACTCTGCCAGCGTTTTCGACCGTGTTTTCTCCCCCAACACTTTTCTATGGAATGTTTTCATTAAAGGGTACTGCCAGAAGTCCTGCTCTGCCGAAACAGTTTCGGTTTTTATTCGCATGAAGAGAGAGGAGGCTGTTCCTGATAGATATACTTACCCTTCGGTGATCAAGGCGTGTGCAAGTGAGGGAAAGATTAGAGAAGGAAGGACCTTGCATGGGTCGGTGTTGAGGTGTGGGGTTGAGTGTGATGCGTTTGTGAGTACGAGTTTGATTGACTTGTATGGGAAATGCAAAGAGATTGGTTGTGCCCGTAAGCTGTTCGATTATATGTTTGAGAGAAATGTGGTTACTTGGACGGCCATGGTTGTTGGGCATGTTATTGCTGGAGACTTGGGGGAGGCAAGGAAACTGTTTGATGAGATGCCTCAGAGAAACGTTGCTTCTTGGAATGCCATAATTGGAGGGTTTGTGAAATTGGGTGACTTGGGTAGTGCTAGGAAGATATTCGAAGAGATGCCCGAGAAGAATGTGGTTTCTTTTACGACTTTGATTGATGGGTATGCAAAATCAGGTGACATGGCTTCTGCAAGGGTTTTGTTTGACCAAGCTCCTTATAGAGATATAGTTGCATGGTCAGCATTGATATCTGGATATGCTCAGAATGGTCATGCCAGAGAGGCTGTGAACATTTTTATTGAAATGGACTCCTGTAATGTTAAACCAGATGAGTTTATAATGGTGAGTTTGATGTCAGCTTGTTCTCACGAGGGATGTTTGGAGTTGGCCAAATGGGTTGATAATCATGTCACTCGAAGTTCAGTTGATCTTGGTCAAGTTCATGTTATTGCAGCTCTTGTTGACATGAATGCTAAGTGTGGGAACATAGAGAGAGCAAAAAACTTGTTTGAACAGATGCCTAAGCACGACTTGATCTCATATTGTTCATTGATGCAGGGGCTATCTATACATGGTTGTGGGGAACAGGCCGTTTCCCTTTTCCATATGATGCTAAATGAAGGTTTGATTCCTGATGAGGTGGCTTTTTCAGTTATCCTGATAGCTTGTAGCCGATCTGGGCTGGTCGAGGATGGTAGGCGATTATTTCATTTAATGAAAAATGAGTACTCCATTGTTCCTTCGCAAGATCATTATGCTTGCATGGTTGATCTTCTCAGCCGTTCAGGAAGGTTGAAAGATGCTTATGAGATTTTGAGTTCAATGCCCATGGAACCCAGTTCTGCTTCATGGGGCGCACTACTTGGGGCCTGTAAGCTACATTGTGATGTGGAGCTGGGTGAGTTAGTTGCCAGTCGGTTGATTGAGCTTGAACCTCAAAATGCTGGTAATTATGTGCTGCTTTCAAATATCTACGCTGCCACCGATCGCTGGTTGGATGTTTCACTTGTGAGGAGCAAAATGAGAGAGAAATCTGTTAAAAAAATACCTGGTTGCAGTTGGATTAGATCACATGGCTAA
- the LOC133829724 gene encoding uncharacterized protein LOC133829724 yields MLRMRHKYFPNIYRQNAIVMNSYFSQVIPTRYDQYKQTADKTKYYWDADIMSMLTGIEQQFLASWGGVEDVYWCQNYGQQHWFAIEASISSWTLTVYDSDNSVISDAKLEDIMSPWCFMLPSLLMQSKLFTDSLMLKIPSAGNRPHQFTLRRKQKQELPQSKRSGDCGVYAIKYIEHLMVGLPLETICDENMEVFRNKWTTDLWYQNLLP; encoded by the exons atgcttcgtatgcgtcacaagtattttcccaatatatatcgacagaatgcaattgtgatgaacagttatttctcacaagtgatacctacccgatatgatcagtacaagcaaacagccgacaaaacaaagtattattgggatgctgacattatgtccatgttgaccggcatcgagcagcagtttctggcatcttggggaggagttgaggatgtatattggtgccagaactatggacaacaacattggtttgccattgaggcttccatttctagttggactctgactgtttacgattcggacaactcggtgattagtgacgcaaagcttgaggatattatgagtccatggtgctttatgcttccttctctgttaatgcagagtaaactgtttactgatagcttgatgttgaagattccatcagcaggaaataggccgcatcagttcacattgcgtcgcaaacagaaacaagagctccctcagtcaaagagaag cggggattgtggtgtgtatgctatcaagtatattgagcatctaatggtcggtcttccattggaaactatctgcgatgaaaatatggaggtgttcaggaacaagtggaccacggacttgtggtatcaaaatttgttaccttga
- the LOC133830848 gene encoding phenylacetaldehyde reductase-like → MILSYSSVQDVYDVAMFSQDLVIWYVASKAKAEKAAWDFAKENGVDSITIHPGVTFGPLLQPTINDSVSLIMNLTNGPQTFPNRVYSYHDVRDVASAHIQAFEAGSTSGRYFLSGYIAHIYELLKILQQLYPSITIPQRCENDEPFMQKFQVSDLKEKSLGILHSIPIMNKKRVSLVSNHIGQSQL, encoded by the exons ATGATATTATCTTATTCTAGTGTTCAAGATGTCTATGATGTTGCCATGTTTTCTCAAGATCTAGTG atctgGTATGTAGCTTCAAAAGCTAAAGCTGAGAAAGCTGCTTGGGATTTTGCAAAAGAGAATGGAGTTGATTCAATAACCATTCATCCAGGAGTAACATTTGGTCCTCTCTTACAACCTACTATAAATGACAGTGTCAGTCTCATTATGAATCTAACAAATG GGCCTCAAACATTTCCCAATAGAGTTTATTCATATCATGATGTTAGAGATGTAGCTAGtgcacatattcaagcatttgAAGCTGGTTCAACTAGTGGAAGATATTTTCTAAGTGGGTATATTGCACACATTTATGAGCTTTTAAAGATTTTACAACAGCTCTATCCTTCTATCACCATTCCTCAAAG ATGTGAAAACGATGAGCCTTTCATGCAAAAGTTCCAAGTATcagatttgaaagaaaaaagttTGGGAATCTTACATTCCATACCTATAATGAACAAGAAAAGGGTCTCTTTAGTGTCTAATCACATAGGCCAATCACAACTATAA